In a genomic window of Flavobacterium sp. KACC 22761:
- a CDS encoding tagaturonate reductase: protein MEKINRSNTEFSHRLPIKIVQFGEGNFLRAFVEYAIQELNKKADFNAGIAVVQPIDRGLVNMINDQDGLYTLFMKGVKKGEEIQEKELITNIVKAVDPYASFQEFLALAKEEELEFIISNTTEAGIEYIASDSPSMMPPVSFPAKLTVLLHERFKHFNGDKSKALTIIPCELINYNSDTLKEIVLKYCNDWSLGEDFKSWLTNDCSFHNTLVDRIVPGYPKDQIEEYNSQLLYKDDLIVSAESFFLWVIEGDDKLKAKLPFEKTDLDVKIVADMQPYRTRKVRILNGAHTAMVPFSLLYGNETVKETVDNTFTGEFVNKAVFDEINETLNMDRAELTSFAEEILDRFRNPFIKHLLSSIALNSISKFKVRVLPSLTGYVDVHKKLPVHLTFAFACLIRFYKGTWKGENLPVQDSEDIVTFFNGLWTSDDYHKIARLTLQNKNFWDEDLTEIPSLTDSIAKALEEIDANGVEQGFINFQKHLN from the coding sequence ATGGAAAAAATAAACAGATCAAATACGGAGTTTTCACATAGGCTTCCTATAAAAATTGTACAATTTGGAGAAGGTAACTTTTTAAGAGCCTTTGTAGAATATGCGATTCAGGAATTGAATAAAAAAGCAGATTTCAATGCCGGTATTGCAGTTGTACAGCCTATTGACAGAGGATTGGTGAATATGATTAATGATCAGGATGGTCTGTATACTTTATTCATGAAAGGTGTTAAAAAAGGTGAGGAAATTCAGGAAAAAGAATTGATTACGAATATCGTAAAAGCGGTAGATCCTTATGCTTCTTTTCAAGAATTTTTGGCTTTGGCTAAAGAAGAAGAATTAGAATTCATCATTTCAAATACAACAGAAGCCGGAATTGAATATATCGCTTCTGATAGTCCTTCAATGATGCCTCCAGTTTCTTTTCCTGCAAAATTAACTGTACTTTTGCATGAAAGATTTAAGCATTTTAATGGCGATAAATCAAAGGCTTTGACAATTATTCCTTGTGAATTAATTAATTATAATTCAGATACTTTAAAGGAAATTGTGTTGAAATATTGCAATGATTGGAGTCTTGGAGAAGATTTCAAATCATGGTTAACAAACGATTGTTCTTTCCATAATACTTTGGTGGACCGTATTGTTCCCGGATATCCGAAAGATCAAATCGAAGAATACAACAGCCAGCTTCTTTACAAAGATGACTTGATTGTAAGTGCTGAAAGTTTCTTTTTATGGGTGATTGAAGGTGATGACAAGTTAAAAGCAAAACTTCCTTTTGAAAAAACTGATTTAGATGTAAAAATCGTTGCTGATATGCAACCATATCGTACGCGTAAAGTGAGAATCCTAAACGGAGCACACACTGCAATGGTGCCTTTTTCATTGCTTTACGGAAATGAAACTGTAAAAGAAACTGTTGATAATACATTCACAGGAGAATTTGTAAATAAAGCGGTTTTTGACGAGATTAATGAAACTTTAAATATGGATAGAGCAGAACTGACAAGTTTTGCAGAAGAAATTCTAGACCGATTCAGAAACCCGTTTATCAAACATTTATTGTCTTCTATTGCTTTGAATTCGATTTCTAAATTCAAAGTTCGTGTATTGCCGAGTTTGACAGGTTATGTTGATGTTCATAAAAAACTTCCAGTGCATTTGACTTTTGCATTTGCGTGTTTGATTCGTTTTTACAAAGGAACTTGGAAAGGTGAAAATCTTCCAGTTCAAGATAGTGAAGATATTGTTACGTTTTTTAACGGACTTTGGACGTCAGATGATTATCATAAAATAGCGAGATTGACTTTGCAAAATAAAAATTTCTGGGATGAGGATTTAACTGAAATTCCTTCATTAACAGATTCAATTGCAAAAGCTTTAGAAGAAATTGATGCAAACGGTGTAGAGCAAGGCTTCATCAATTTTCAAAAACACTTAAATTAA
- a CDS encoding bifunctional 4-hydroxy-2-oxoglutarate aldolase/2-dehydro-3-deoxy-phosphogluconate aldolase, which produces MAKYSRIEVAQQMKEDGMVPLFFHSDIELSKKVLKACYDGGSRLMEFTSRGDFAHEVFGALNKYALAELPGMMLGVGSVTDAASASLYMSLGANFIVTPVFREDIAIACNRRKVLWSPGCGTLSEIARAEELGCEIVKLFPADIYGPEFIKAIKGPCPWTNIMPTGGVYPTVESLSSWLNAGATCVGLGSQLISKDILDKKDYDGLQAKVSQVLDIIKNIKNK; this is translated from the coding sequence ATGGCAAAGTATTCAAGAATTGAAGTGGCACAGCAAATGAAGGAGGACGGAATGGTTCCGTTGTTTTTTCATTCTGATATAGAATTAAGTAAAAAAGTGCTTAAAGCATGTTATGATGGTGGTTCGCGTTTGATGGAATTTACAAGCAGAGGTGATTTTGCTCATGAGGTTTTTGGTGCATTAAACAAATATGCTTTGGCAGAATTGCCGGGAATGATGCTTGGAGTCGGTTCAGTTACAGATGCAGCTTCAGCTTCGCTTTATATGAGTTTGGGTGCAAATTTCATTGTAACTCCTGTTTTCAGGGAAGATATTGCAATTGCTTGTAACCGCAGAAAAGTTTTATGGTCGCCAGGCTGTGGTACACTTTCTGAAATCGCAAGAGCAGAAGAATTAGGATGCGAAATCGTAAAATTATTTCCAGCTGATATTTACGGACCGGAATTCATTAAAGCCATAAAAGGGCCGTGTCCGTGGACGAATATTATGCCTACAGGCGGTGTTTACCCAACAGTTGAAAGTTTGAGTTCTTGGCTGAATGCTGGAGCAACTTGCGTTGGTTTAGGCTCGCAATTAATTTCAAAAGATATATTGGATAAAAAAGACTATGACGGTTTGCAGGCTAAAGTAAGTCAGGTTTTGGATATCATCAAAAATATTAAAAATAAATAG
- a CDS encoding sugar kinase, with product MSKVVAFGEIMLRLSTERHLRFSQSTAFGATYGGGEFNVCVSLANYGVNAEFVTRLPENEIGGSALKEMRKMNVETKSIVFGGERLGIYFLETGAGTRGSNVVYDRAHSSMATIQKGSIDWDKVLEGVEWFHWSGITPAISESAAEACLEAIKVAYKKGITISCDLNYRSKLWQYGKTPSEVMPEMLKYSNVILGDIDTAYFMLGIPKVNPNYQDEKSLPVLYTKLFELIPNLKTVATTLRYSVSASHQRIGGILFDGKAIYQAAVKEVTPVVDRVGSGDAFMGGLIYGLLQYKNNNQRALDFAVAACCLKHTIAGDYNLVTLKEVENMIDGDGSALVSR from the coding sequence ATGAGTAAAGTAGTTGCATTTGGAGAAATTATGTTGCGTCTTTCGACGGAGAGACATTTGCGTTTTTCGCAATCTACAGCATTTGGCGCTACTTATGGTGGCGGTGAATTTAATGTTTGTGTTTCTTTAGCAAATTATGGCGTAAACGCTGAGTTTGTAACAAGATTGCCTGAAAATGAAATTGGTGGATCTGCATTGAAAGAAATGCGAAAAATGAACGTAGAAACTAAAAGTATTGTTTTTGGCGGTGAGCGTTTAGGAATCTATTTTCTGGAAACAGGGGCAGGAACTCGCGGAAGCAATGTAGTTTACGATCGTGCACACAGTTCGATGGCAACGATTCAAAAAGGAAGCATTGATTGGGATAAAGTTTTGGAAGGTGTAGAGTGGTTTCATTGGAGCGGTATAACTCCTGCGATTTCTGAAAGTGCGGCCGAGGCTTGTCTGGAAGCAATCAAGGTCGCTTACAAAAAAGGAATCACAATTTCTTGCGATTTGAATTATCGTTCGAAATTATGGCAATACGGAAAGACGCCAAGCGAAGTTATGCCTGAAATGTTGAAATACAGCAATGTGATTTTAGGCGATATTGATACAGCCTATTTTATGCTGGGAATTCCAAAAGTGAATCCGAATTATCAAGATGAAAAATCATTACCAGTTTTATATACAAAACTGTTTGAATTGATTCCGAATTTAAAAACGGTTGCGACAACATTACGTTATTCTGTAAGTGCTTCACATCAAAGAATTGGAGGAATTTTATTTGATGGAAAAGCAATTTATCAGGCAGCGGTTAAAGAAGTTACACCAGTAGTTGACCGAGTAGGAAGTGGAGACGCTTTTATGGGCGGTTTGATTTATGGTTTGCTTCAGTATAAAAATAATAATCAAAGAGCCTTAGACTTTGCAGTTGCAGCTTGTTGTTTAAAGCATACGATTGCGGGTGACTATAATTTGGTGACTTTGAAAGAAGTAGAAAATATGATTGATGGCGACGGTTCGGCATTAGTATCAAGATAA
- the uxaC gene encoding glucuronate isomerase, with product MSANTFINDNFLLENKFAEELYHNYSKNQPIIDYHNHLNPQFIAEDKIFENITQVWINGDHYKWRAMRTLGINEQFVTGNGSDKDKFLNWAKTVPYTMRNPLYHWTHLELARYFDIYDLLNEKSAEKIYIETSEKINSQAYSTQNLLKKVNAELVCTTEDPIDSLEFHQKLAQNPIGTKMSTAFRPDKAILISNDGYNAYVDTLGEVSGVAINTYADLQSALRKRIEFFNANGCKLSDHGLDQIYFENFTENEVSAIFKKKRENGVLSPEEALKFQSAILLFLSETYHEFGWVQQFHLGALRNNNARMHRILGPDTGWDSIGDYPQAQKLSNFLNALDSKDKLSKTIIYNLNPADNEVMATMIGNFNDGSVRGKVQFGSGWWFLDQKDGMTKQLNALSNMGLISCFVGMLTDSRSFLSFPRHEYFRRILCNLLGDEIKRGELPNDMEWIGKLVSDISYNNAKEYFKF from the coding sequence ATGAGCGCGAATACATTCATAAACGATAATTTTTTATTAGAAAATAAATTTGCTGAAGAATTATACCATAATTATTCTAAAAACCAGCCAATTATTGATTACCACAATCACTTAAATCCGCAGTTTATTGCAGAAGATAAAATCTTTGAAAATATTACTCAAGTTTGGATCAATGGTGACCATTACAAATGGCGTGCAATGCGTACATTAGGAATCAACGAGCAATTTGTAACAGGAAATGGTTCAGATAAAGATAAATTCTTAAACTGGGCAAAAACAGTTCCGTACACAATGCGTAATCCTTTGTATCACTGGACGCATCTAGAATTGGCTCGTTATTTTGATATTTATGATCTTTTGAATGAAAAATCGGCTGAGAAAATTTACATCGAAACTTCGGAAAAAATAAATTCTCAAGCGTATAGCACGCAAAATCTTCTTAAAAAAGTAAACGCTGAATTGGTTTGTACTACTGAAGATCCGATTGACAGTTTAGAGTTTCATCAAAAACTGGCTCAAAATCCAATTGGAACTAAAATGAGTACGGCTTTCAGACCTGATAAAGCGATTTTGATTTCTAATGATGGATATAATGCATATGTTGACACTTTGGGAGAAGTATCGGGTGTTGCAATTAATACTTATGCAGATTTACAATCGGCATTAAGAAAAAGAATCGAATTCTTTAATGCAAACGGCTGTAAATTAAGTGATCACGGACTTGATCAAATTTATTTTGAAAATTTCACTGAAAATGAAGTAAGTGCTATTTTCAAAAAGAAAAGAGAAAATGGAGTATTGTCTCCAGAAGAAGCATTAAAATTCCAAAGTGCTATTTTATTGTTCTTGTCTGAAACCTATCATGAATTTGGTTGGGTACAGCAATTTCACTTAGGCGCTTTAAGAAACAACAATGCGCGTATGCACAGAATTTTAGGACCAGATACAGGTTGGGATTCTATTGGAGATTATCCGCAGGCGCAAAAATTATCAAACTTTTTAAATGCTTTAGACAGTAAAGATAAATTGTCGAAAACTATTATTTATAATTTGAATCCAGCTGATAACGAAGTTATGGCGACAATGATTGGAAATTTCAACGACGGAAGCGTTCGAGGAAAAGTTCAATTTGGTTCAGGATGGTGGTTTTTAGATCAGAAAGACGGAATGACAAAACAATTAAATGCACTTTCAAACATGGGCTTAATTAGCTGTTTTGTTGGAATGTTGACAGATTCAAGAAGTTTCTTGTCTTTCCCTAGACATGAATATTTCAGACGTATTTTGTGTAATCTTCTTGGAGATGAAATCAAACGTGGTGAGCTTCCAAATGATATGGAATGGATTGGGAAATTAGTTTCTGATATTTCATACAACAACGCAAAAGAGTATTTCAAATTTTAA
- a CDS encoding gluconate 5-dehydrogenase, with the protein MTNLFDIKGKIALITGSTHGLGMAMAKGLGQAGATIVVNGNSSQEKIDNAVNELKSEGINAVGYKFNVTEEKEVAEAVQKIEKEVGPIAILINNAGIIKRIPLLEMEVADFREVIDIDLVSPFIVSKHVAKGMIERRQGKIINICSMMSELGRNTVSAYAAAKGGLKMLTKNMATEWAKYNVQINGIGPGYFATEQTKPIRVDGHPFNDFIISRTPAAKWGDPSDLAGAAIFLSSKASDFVNGHILYVDGGILATIGKPSNEE; encoded by the coding sequence ATGACAAACTTATTTGATATAAAAGGAAAAATTGCCCTTATCACAGGAAGTACACACGGACTGGGAATGGCAATGGCAAAAGGATTAGGACAAGCGGGAGCGACAATTGTTGTGAACGGAAATTCTTCTCAAGAAAAAATTGACAACGCCGTTAATGAATTAAAAAGTGAGGGAATAAATGCTGTCGGATATAAATTTAATGTAACCGAAGAAAAAGAAGTTGCAGAAGCAGTTCAAAAAATTGAAAAGGAAGTTGGTCCAATTGCTATTTTAATTAACAATGCCGGAATTATTAAAAGAATTCCGCTTCTAGAAATGGAAGTTGCTGATTTTAGAGAAGTGATTGATATTGATTTAGTAAGTCCGTTTATCGTTTCCAAACATGTTGCAAAAGGCATGATTGAAAGAAGACAAGGAAAAATAATCAACATTTGCTCAATGATGAGTGAATTAGGAAGAAATACAGTTTCTGCCTACGCTGCTGCAAAAGGAGGCTTGAAAATGCTGACTAAAAATATGGCGACAGAATGGGCAAAATACAATGTTCAAATCAACGGAATTGGACCCGGATATTTTGCAACTGAACAAACCAAACCGATCAGAGTTGATGGACATCCGTTTAATGATTTTATCATCAGCAGAACTCCGGCAGCAAAATGGGGTGATCCAAGTGACTTGGCTGGAGCGGCAATATTTTTGTCTTCAAAAGCAAGTGATTTTGTAAACGGTCACATTTTATATGTTGATGGCGGTATTTTGGCGACAATTGGAAAACCATCAAACGAAGAATAA
- the kduI gene encoding 5-dehydro-4-deoxy-D-glucuronate isomerase, with the protein MTKYSSRYASSPEAVKKYDTQQLREEFLIDDLMQEDEIVLVYSHYDRYIAGSAVPVKGDLALETIDPLKAPYFLERRELGIINVGGSGSVVVEGTTYELGFKDALYIGSGNKEVIFKSNDANNPAKFYINSAPAHTSYPTVKVSLAEANKLNLGAMETANHRTVNQMIIGSVVTTCQLQMGMTELNPGSVWNTMPAHVHDRRMEVYFYLDIPENQAVCHFMGQPQETRHIWMNNHQAVISPPWSIHSGSGTSNYTFIWGMAGENLDYGDMDVCKITDLR; encoded by the coding sequence ATGACAAAATATAGTTCAAGATACGCATCAAGCCCGGAAGCTGTAAAAAAATATGACACACAACAATTAAGAGAAGAATTCTTGATTGATGACTTAATGCAGGAAGATGAAATCGTTTTGGTTTACTCTCATTACGACAGGTATATTGCTGGATCGGCAGTGCCGGTAAAAGGTGATTTGGCTTTAGAAACAATTGATCCGTTGAAAGCGCCTTATTTTTTAGAAAGAAGAGAATTAGGGATTATCAATGTTGGAGGAAGCGGTTCTGTTGTTGTTGAAGGAACTACTTATGAGTTAGGTTTTAAAGATGCTTTGTATATCGGAAGTGGTAATAAAGAAGTAATTTTTAAAAGTAATGATGCTAATAATCCAGCTAAATTCTACATCAATTCTGCTCCGGCTCATACTTCTTATCCAACGGTAAAAGTTAGTTTGGCGGAAGCAAATAAATTGAATTTAGGTGCAATGGAAACAGCAAATCACCGTACCGTAAACCAAATGATTATTGGAAGTGTCGTAACAACGTGCCAATTACAAATGGGAATGACGGAATTAAATCCAGGAAGTGTGTGGAACACCATGCCAGCGCACGTTCACGATCGCAGAATGGAGGTTTACTTTTATCTAGATATTCCAGAAAATCAGGCTGTTTGTCACTTTATGGGACAGCCACAAGAAACAAGACATATCTGGATGAACAATCATCAAGCGGTAATTTCACCGCCTTGGTCAATTCACTCTGGTTCTGGAACTAGTAATTATACTTTTATCTGGGGAATGGCTGGTGAAAATTTAGATTACGGAGATATGGATGTTTGCAAAATCACAGATTTAAGATAA
- a CDS encoding MFS transporter: protein MNQTNAAIGKYRWTICSLVFFATTVNYLDRNVISYLRPFLAEAFHWTPEQEVIDYSNIEIAFKIAYALGMLVAGGIIDKLGTKLGYAISTGLWSLAAIGHALATGTGGFIIARIFLGVTEAGNFPAAIKATAEWFPQKERALATGIFNSGSNIGAIIVPLTVPHIAENYGWQWAFILTGIVGFIWLLLWFLLYEVPQKQKRLSQAELEYITSDQVEVVEEDSKEKVSWIKLLSFRQTWAFAIGKLLTDPVWWFYLFWLPDFLMKQYKLTATEIIWPCALVYMIGSVGSIGGGWLPLKLINNNWPAYKARKRSMLLYAFAVLPVLFSQYLGTINMWWAILVIGLAVSAHQAWSANIFTTVSDMFPKKATASVTGLGGMFGALGGILLTLVVQKNMFVYYTKLGKIETGYFIMFCICGASYLLAWLIMHILVPKMKKVEL from the coding sequence ATGAACCAAACCAACGCAGCAATTGGGAAATACCGCTGGACAATTTGCAGTTTAGTTTTTTTTGCAACAACTGTAAATTATTTAGACAGAAATGTAATAAGTTACCTTCGTCCTTTTTTAGCAGAAGCTTTTCATTGGACTCCTGAACAAGAAGTTATTGACTATTCGAATATTGAAATTGCATTTAAAATTGCATATGCGTTAGGAATGCTAGTGGCGGGCGGAATTATAGATAAGCTTGGAACTAAATTAGGTTACGCTATTTCTACAGGGTTATGGAGTTTGGCAGCAATTGGCCATGCGCTTGCAACAGGTACGGGAGGATTTATAATTGCCCGCATATTTTTAGGAGTAACTGAAGCAGGAAACTTTCCAGCCGCAATAAAAGCAACAGCTGAATGGTTTCCGCAAAAGGAAAGGGCTTTAGCAACTGGAATATTTAATTCCGGGAGTAACATTGGGGCGATTATAGTGCCGTTGACCGTTCCTCATATTGCTGAAAATTATGGTTGGCAATGGGCTTTTATTTTGACTGGTATTGTTGGGTTTATATGGCTTTTGTTGTGGTTTTTGTTGTATGAAGTGCCACAAAAGCAAAAACGTTTGTCTCAAGCTGAATTGGAATATATTACTTCAGATCAAGTTGAAGTTGTCGAGGAAGATTCAAAAGAAAAAGTTTCTTGGATAAAGCTATTATCATTTCGCCAAACATGGGCTTTTGCAATTGGAAAATTGCTTACAGATCCGGTGTGGTGGTTTTATTTGTTCTGGCTTCCGGACTTCTTGATGAAGCAATATAAATTGACTGCAACTGAGATTATTTGGCCTTGTGCATTGGTTTATATGATTGGAAGTGTTGGAAGTATTGGTGGAGGCTGGCTTCCGTTGAAATTAATCAATAACAATTGGCCGGCTTATAAAGCTCGTAAAAGAAGTATGTTGCTCTATGCGTTTGCAGTTTTGCCGGTTTTGTTCTCTCAATATTTAGGAACGATTAATATGTGGTGGGCAATATTAGTGATTGGTCTGGCAGTTTCAGCACATCAAGCTTGGAGTGCTAATATTTTCACTACTGTTTCAGATATGTTTCCTAAAAAAGCGACAGCTTCTGTTACAGGATTAGGCGGAATGTTTGGAGCGCTTGGAGGAATTCTGTTGACTTTGGTCGTTCAGAAAAACATGTTTGTCTATTATACGAAATTGGGCAAAATTGAAACAGGTTATTTCATCATGTTTTGCATTTGCGGAGCATCATATTTATTGGCTTGGCTAATTATGCATATTCTGGTTCCGAAAATGAAAAAAGTAGAATTGTAA
- a CDS encoding MFS transporter → MTQEDSATSDQSIKSAGKYRWSICALLFFATTINYLDRQVLSLTWKDFIAPEFHWTNSDYGDITALFSIFYAVSLLFAGRFVDWLDTKKGFLWAIGIWSIGACLHAFCGIATSGIITGDWLVGFHGSKAIISTVQDTALVINVSVALFIFARFVLAVGEAGNFPAAIKTTAEYFPKKDRAFATSIFNAGATVGALAAPVSIPFIAKSFGWEMSFIIIGALGFIWMGFWMFMYDKPERHAKVTPEELAYIQQDDIADSKLGYVSEAGSKVSLKDCFKYKQTWAFAFGKFMTDGVWWFFLFWTPAYLSSVYGMDSTQAALPLFVLYMITLLSIIGGWLPTYFVEKKGMNPYEGRMKSMLIFAFFPLLALAAQPLGYISYWVPVIIIGIAGAAHQSWSANIFTTVGDMFPKKAIATITGIGGLAGGIGSTIINKGSGVLFDFTQRNWSTINGQPLLEKYPQFKNAVTEKAFLAERGVGNLEEFLKSLTTAGENVVNGINTGYMIIFSICAVSYLVGWIVMKTLVPKYRPITDL, encoded by the coding sequence ATGACCCAAGAAGATTCAGCTACTAGCGACCAAAGCATCAAATCAGCAGGAAAATATCGTTGGAGCATTTGTGCTTTGCTTTTTTTTGCAACTACTATCAATTATTTAGATCGTCAAGTTCTTTCCTTAACATGGAAAGATTTTATTGCGCCAGAATTTCATTGGACAAATAGTGATTATGGAGATATTACAGCATTGTTTTCGATATTTTATGCCGTTTCATTGCTTTTTGCTGGTCGATTTGTTGATTGGTTGGACACCAAAAAAGGATTTCTTTGGGCAATCGGAATTTGGTCTATAGGTGCTTGTCTTCATGCTTTTTGTGGTATTGCAACTTCTGGAATAATTACCGGAGATTGGTTGGTGGGTTTTCATGGCTCAAAAGCAATAATCAGCACGGTTCAAGATACTGCTTTAGTGATTAATGTAAGTGTAGCGTTGTTCATTTTTGCTCGTTTTGTCCTAGCTGTGGGTGAAGCAGGAAACTTTCCTGCCGCTATTAAAACTACCGCCGAGTACTTCCCTAAAAAAGACAGAGCATTTGCAACTAGTATTTTCAATGCGGGAGCGACTGTTGGGGCTTTAGCTGCACCGGTTTCAATTCCGTTTATTGCTAAATCTTTTGGTTGGGAAATGTCTTTTATTATCATTGGAGCATTAGGATTTATTTGGATGGGATTCTGGATGTTTATGTATGACAAACCAGAAAGACATGCAAAAGTAACTCCTGAAGAATTGGCTTATATTCAGCAAGATGATATTGCAGATAGTAAATTAGGTTATGTTTCAGAGGCTGGTTCAAAAGTATCCTTGAAAGATTGTTTTAAATACAAACAAACATGGGCTTTCGCTTTTGGAAAATTCATGACTGATGGCGTGTGGTGGTTCTTTTTATTTTGGACGCCGGCTTATTTGAGTTCGGTTTATGGAATGGATTCTACGCAAGCAGCTTTGCCATTGTTTGTTCTTTATATGATTACGTTATTGTCAATTATTGGAGGATGGCTACCGACTTACTTTGTAGAGAAAAAAGGGATGAATCCGTATGAAGGGAGAATGAAATCGATGCTTATTTTTGCTTTTTTCCCTTTGTTAGCTTTAGCTGCTCAGCCTTTGGGTTATATTAGTTATTGGGTACCCGTTATCATTATCGGAATCGCAGGCGCAGCGCACCAGTCTTGGTCAGCAAATATTTTTACTACTGTTGGGGATATGTTTCCAAAAAAAGCAATCGCAACGATTACAGGTATTGGAGGATTAGCTGGAGGAATTGGTTCTACAATTATAAACAAAGGTTCAGGCGTATTATTTGATTTTACGCAAAGAAATTGGAGTACTATAAATGGCCAGCCATTATTGGAAAAATACCCACAATTTAAAAATGCAGTAACAGAAAAGGCTTTTTTGGCTGAAAGAGGAGTAGGGAATTTGGAGGAGTTCTTAAAGTCGCTTACAACTGCTGGTGAAAATGTTGTAAACGGAATAAATACTGGATATATGATTATTTTTTCAATCTGTGCTGTTTCTTATTTGGTAGGCTGGATTGTAATGAAAACTTTGGTCCCGAAATATCGCCCAATTACAGATCTCTAA
- a CDS encoding alpha/beta hydrolase encodes MKLILSPKLFIYSVLHLLIINNLQSQNQIIPLWNKIPDEIVSADYKEKEIIKDGVIQSTSFVSVPTLSIFIPKNVKPNQTAIIIFPGGGYSHLAIDKEGTKVANWLNSLGITAFVLKYRLPSDLIMKNKTVGPLQDAQEAVRYVRENATKWNIDNTKIGTLGFSAGGHLASTLATHFDEKTYETISKISPRPDFSILIYPVVSMENNITHKGSQTSLLGNNPSQELIDSFSNEKKVTTQTPPTFIVHATDDTAVIPENSINYYLALKKAGVTSELHLYENGGHGFGLGVKDTSKNWTKDCEEWLKNHGYY; translated from the coding sequence ATGAAACTCATCCTTTCTCCAAAATTATTTATTTACTCAGTACTACACCTATTAATTATCAATAACTTGCAATCACAAAATCAAATAATTCCGTTATGGAACAAAATCCCAGATGAAATTGTTTCAGCCGATTATAAGGAAAAAGAAATCATAAAAGACGGCGTAATTCAGAGCACTAGTTTTGTTTCTGTTCCCACTTTAAGCATTTTCATTCCCAAAAATGTAAAACCAAATCAAACTGCAATCATAATTTTTCCAGGCGGAGGTTATTCGCATTTAGCAATTGACAAGGAAGGAACCAAAGTTGCAAATTGGCTCAATAGTTTAGGCATAACTGCTTTTGTCCTTAAATACCGATTACCCAGCGATTTGATTATGAAAAATAAAACAGTCGGCCCATTGCAGGATGCACAAGAAGCCGTGCGCTATGTGCGCGAAAATGCCACAAAATGGAATATTGACAACACTAAAATTGGCACACTAGGATTTTCTGCTGGTGGTCATTTAGCTTCAACACTAGCAACGCATTTTGACGAAAAAACATATGAAACCATATCTAAAATAAGTCCTCGTCCAGATTTTTCGATCTTGATTTATCCTGTTGTTTCAATGGAAAACAATATTACACATAAGGGTTCTCAAACCAGCTTACTAGGAAATAATCCATCACAGGAATTAATTGATTCTTTTTCAAATGAAAAAAAGGTAACAACGCAAACACCACCAACATTTATAGTCCATGCCACAGATGACACCGCTGTTATTCCAGAAAACAGCATTAATTACTATTTGGCACTCAAAAAAGCTGGCGTTACATCAGAGTTACATTTGTATGAAAATGGCGGACATGGTTTTGGTTTAGGAGTGAAAGATACCAGCAAAAACTGGACAAAAGATTGCGAAGAATGGCTAAAAAATCATGGATATTATTAA
- a CDS encoding 2'-5' RNA ligase family protein, which translates to MQKTYSVVFHPSAEVIAAIKAMKDFLRSKIKWYNSCNSVAHITICEFTIDESQLEIFKQKLAKICDVFSSSTVFLDDFGAYENSGAFFISPNDVSKNNLKPIMKKIHETLKPLKLKKSDDPHISIGRRLTPENLKIASQLFTTIDMQFLCNSIVLREFDPKVKQFFVIDTIPFGNNPEPEFVQGSLF; encoded by the coding sequence ATGCAAAAAACCTATTCAGTTGTATTTCATCCTTCGGCAGAAGTTATTGCTGCTATAAAAGCAATGAAGGATTTTTTAAGAAGTAAAATCAAATGGTACAACAGTTGCAATTCTGTGGCACATATTACCATTTGTGAATTTACGATTGATGAATCACAACTTGAAATTTTCAAACAAAAACTTGCTAAGATCTGTGATGTTTTTTCTTCAAGTACCGTTTTTCTAGATGATTTTGGAGCTTATGAAAATAGCGGTGCGTTTTTTATAAGTCCAAATGATGTTTCCAAAAACAATTTAAAACCCATCATGAAAAAAATTCATGAAACCTTAAAACCTTTAAAACTAAAAAAAAGCGACGACCCTCACATTTCTATAGGTCGAAGATTGACTCCAGAAAATCTCAAAATCGCCTCACAACTTTTCACTACAATTGACATGCAATTTTTATGTAATTCCATTGTTTTGAGAGAATTTGATCCAAAAGTAAAGCAGTTTTTTGTAATCGATACAATTCCATTTGGCAATAATCCAGAACCAGAATTTGTTCAAGGAAGTCTTTTTTAA